The following proteins are co-located in the Candidatus Sulfotelmatobacter sp. genome:
- a CDS encoding ABC transporter ATP-binding protein codes for MSALLRVTGLRAGYGNVEVLHDVAVELEEGTLCAIVGANGAGKTTLLMSLAGIIPKRAGTVTFNGVDVTRAPSHVLVRRGLVLVPEGRRMLAQMTVEENLDVAAAAAGQAGYARIPGLLDRFPILRTRRHVPAGSLSGGEQQMLAIARALAINPRALLLDEPSMGLAPKLVDEIFAIIAAERARGTSILLVEQNARRALALADRAYVMERGRIVLTGTGAELATHRDVVSAYLGG; via the coding sequence ATGAGCGCGCTCCTGCGGGTCACCGGCCTGCGCGCCGGCTACGGCAACGTCGAGGTACTTCACGACGTCGCCGTCGAGCTCGAGGAAGGCACGCTGTGCGCCATCGTCGGCGCCAACGGCGCCGGCAAGACGACGCTCCTGATGTCGCTGGCCGGCATCATCCCCAAACGCGCCGGGACGGTGACCTTCAACGGCGTCGACGTCACCCGAGCGCCGTCCCACGTCCTGGTCCGCCGCGGCCTGGTGCTGGTCCCCGAAGGCCGCCGCATGCTGGCCCAGATGACGGTCGAGGAAAACCTGGACGTCGCCGCCGCCGCGGCCGGCCAAGCCGGCTACGCGCGCATCCCGGGCCTGCTCGACCGCTTCCCGATCCTGCGCACGCGCCGGCACGTCCCGGCCGGCTCCCTCTCGGGCGGCGAACAGCAGATGCTGGCCATCGCCCGCGCACTGGCGATCAATCCGCGCGCCCTGCTGCTGGACGAACCCTCGATGGGCCTGGCCCCGAAACTCGTCGACGAGATCTTCGCCATCATCGCCGCCGAACGCGCGCGGGGCACCTCGATCTTGCTGGTCGAGCAGAACGCCCGACGCGCCCTCGCCCTCGCCGACCGCGCGTACGTCATGGAACGCGGCCGCATCGTCCTCACCGGCACGGGCGCCGAGCTGGCCACGCACCGCGACGTCGTCTCCGCCTATCTCGGCGGTTGA
- a CDS encoding ABC transporter ATP-binding protein — protein sequence MLVLDDVAVNYGGVHALDGVSLVVEPGSVLGLIGPNGAGKTTLINATTGLATLARGTIALDGARVDGRPPHRVARAGIARTYQNIRLFGALDVRANLAAGAYARSRRLDEPAMRALLERAGVTTTDLDATASALPYGDQRRLEIARALAAAPRIVMLDEPAAGMNPSETARLVATIRAIAATGIGVLLIEHDMPLVRAACDAVVVLNFGEVIARGTPAEIARDPIVIEAYLGTGAEHLA from the coding sequence ATGCTGGTGCTCGACGACGTCGCCGTCAACTACGGCGGCGTGCACGCGCTCGACGGCGTCTCGCTGGTCGTCGAACCGGGCAGCGTCCTGGGCCTCATCGGCCCCAACGGCGCCGGCAAGACGACGCTGATCAACGCGACCACCGGTCTGGCGACGCTCGCGCGCGGGACGATCGCGCTCGACGGCGCGCGCGTCGACGGTCGACCGCCGCATCGCGTCGCGCGCGCCGGGATCGCGCGCACCTACCAGAACATCCGCCTGTTCGGCGCGCTCGACGTGCGCGCCAACCTCGCCGCCGGCGCCTACGCGCGCTCCCGGCGCCTGGACGAGCCGGCCATGCGGGCCCTGCTCGAGCGGGCCGGCGTCACCACCACCGATCTCGACGCCACCGCCAGCGCGCTCCCCTACGGCGACCAGCGCCGGCTCGAGATCGCGCGCGCCCTCGCCGCCGCGCCCCGCATCGTCATGCTCGACGAGCCGGCCGCCGGCATGAACCCCTCCGAAACGGCGCGGCTGGTCGCGACGATCCGCGCGATCGCCGCGACCGGCATCGGCGTGCTGCTGATCGAGCACGACATGCCGCTGGTCCGCGCCGCCTGCGACGCCGTCGTCGTGCTGAACTTCGGCGAAGTCATCGCCCGCGGCACCCCCGCCGAGATCGCCCGCGACCCGATCGTCATCGAGGCCTACCTCGGCACCGGCGCGGAGCACCTGGCATGA
- a CDS encoding branched-chain amino acid ABC transporter permease, whose protein sequence is MTFLADFYAKHSQLIDQIGVNAILALSLSVSLQAGQLALAQAAFMGIAAYVSAILALNAHWPLIASILAAMIVSSVVAALLALPVSRLRGIFLAIATIGFGEIVRVFANNLQDLTGGGQGLSSIPSDATTPVIYGALILVALALWLLSRTKFALAVALTREDEYAARGVGVDVGRVRLLSLALGGAIAGLGGALYAHSSFFIAPSDFGFGRMEQILVWCVIGGVTSPLGAVLGAALLSILPEAIRFLHDYRDVTNGIILLAVILFAPGGLSSFWRGRPRAPRPAETRA, encoded by the coding sequence GTGACCTTTCTCGCCGACTTCTACGCCAAGCACTCGCAGCTGATCGATCAGATCGGCGTCAACGCGATCCTGGCGCTCTCGCTGTCGGTATCGCTGCAAGCCGGGCAGCTGGCGCTGGCCCAGGCGGCCTTCATGGGCATCGCCGCCTACGTCTCCGCGATCCTCGCGCTGAACGCGCACTGGCCGCTGATCGCCTCGATCCTGGCGGCGATGATCGTCTCGTCGGTGGTCGCGGCGCTGTTGGCGCTGCCCGTCAGCCGGCTGCGCGGCATCTTCCTCGCGATCGCGACCATCGGTTTCGGCGAGATCGTGCGCGTGTTCGCCAACAACTTGCAAGACCTCACCGGCGGCGGCCAGGGCCTGAGCAGCATTCCCAGCGACGCGACCACGCCGGTCATCTACGGCGCGCTGATCCTGGTCGCGCTGGCGCTGTGGCTGCTCTCGCGCACGAAGTTCGCGCTGGCCGTCGCGTTGACGCGCGAGGACGAGTATGCGGCGCGCGGCGTGGGCGTCGACGTCGGCCGCGTGCGCCTGCTCTCGCTCGCGCTCGGCGGCGCGATCGCGGGGCTGGGCGGCGCGCTCTACGCGCACTCCTCCTTCTTCATCGCCCCCAGCGACTTCGGCTTCGGCCGCATGGAGCAGATCCTGGTGTGGTGCGTGATCGGCGGCGTGACGAGCCCGCTGGGCGCCGTGCTCGGCGCCGCGCTGCTCTCGATCTTGCCCGAAGCGATCCGCTTCTTGCACGACTATCGCGACGTCACCAACGGCATCATCCTGCTGGCCGTGATCCTGTTCGCCCCCGGCGGCCTGTCCTCGTTCTGGCGCGGCCGCCCGCGCGCGCCGCGCCCCGCGGAGACGCGCGCCTGA
- a CDS encoding branched-chain amino acid ABC transporter permease: MIFQQVFNGLLLGAVYALFAVGYTLVFGVLDILNLAHAAIFTAAAFAALSLCAKGMPLPLAFLVAAAMAGIIGILLDRVAFAPLRRRNAGTLVPLISSIGVAIIIIAILQGIYGVDEQHFSNLGLDSAPAIHLGPVTFTAVEVTILLLAIVLMLVLSWMLRATPLGRSIRAVAADRTAAALLGVHLERTIAATFFIASALGGAAGVLFGLQYNSVTWDMGSPIELKGLAVIILGGMGSITGAVVGGFIIGAVEVASTAVGLSEWRDAITFGVMFLILVVRPAGIFGRRSLRQA, translated from the coding sequence ATGATCTTTCAACAAGTCTTCAACGGCTTGCTCTTGGGCGCCGTCTACGCGTTGTTTGCGGTCGGATACACGCTTGTGTTCGGGGTGCTCGACATCTTGAATCTGGCGCATGCCGCGATCTTCACGGCGGCGGCGTTCGCGGCGCTCTCGCTGTGCGCGAAGGGAATGCCGCTGCCGCTGGCCTTCCTGGTGGCGGCGGCGATGGCGGGGATCATCGGGATCCTGCTCGACCGGGTCGCGTTCGCGCCGCTGCGGCGGCGCAACGCGGGGACGCTGGTGCCGCTGATCTCCTCGATCGGCGTCGCGATCATCATCATCGCGATCCTGCAAGGCATCTACGGCGTCGACGAGCAGCACTTCAGCAACCTCGGCCTCGACAGCGCGCCGGCGATCCATCTCGGCCCAGTGACCTTCACCGCGGTCGAGGTGACGATTCTGCTGCTCGCGATCGTGCTGATGCTGGTGCTCAGCTGGATGCTGCGCGCGACGCCGCTGGGCCGCAGCATCCGCGCCGTCGCGGCGGACCGCACCGCGGCGGCGCTGCTGGGCGTGCACCTCGAGCGCACCATCGCCGCGACGTTCTTCATCGCGTCCGCGCTGGGCGGCGCCGCCGGCGTGCTGTTCGGCCTGCAGTACAACAGCGTGACCTGGGACATGGGCAGCCCGATCGAGCTCAAGGGCTTGGCCGTCATCATCTTGGGCGGGATGGGCAGCATCACCGGCGCGGTCGTCGGCGGCTTCATCATCGGCGCCGTCGAGGTCGCCTCGACCGCCGTCGGCCTCTCGGAGTGGCGCGACGCGATCACCTTCGGCGTCATGTTCCTCATCCTCGTCGTCCGTCCGGCCGGCATCTTCGGCCGCCGCTCGCTGCGCCAGGCGTGA